The following proteins are co-located in the Parafannyhessea umbonata genome:
- the guaA gene encoding glutamine-hydrolyzing GMP synthase: MQTSRPQQFVAVFDFGAQYGQLIARRVRDLHVYSEIVPCDISAEEISRMAPSAIILSGGPASVYADDAPDMDKKIFSLGIPVLGFCYGQQIMSVKLGGEVGHTEKGEYGPATITRQGTSRILDGTPDTQTVWMSHRDAVARVPEGFTVTSTTDVCPVASMEDASRNLYATQFHPEVRHTAYGKSILENFLFGVCGLEPSWTMDNIIDEKVEAIRQQVGDSKVILALSGGVDSSVVAALVHRAIGDQLTCVFVNHGMLRKGEPEMVEEVFRKQFNVPLVHVHAEERYAKLLAGVTDPEQKRRRIGTQFWKEFFSVAQKLDGVKYLAQGTIYPDIIESGARKTGGKASTIKSHHNLIPFPEGVHFDLIEPLDHFFKDEVRELGVSLGLPAKMVYRQPFPGPGLAIRIIGEVTPEKLAILKNADAIVREELDAYNERLFQETGERNSEHSCWQYFAVLPDIKSVGVMGDERTYQRPVIVRAVESSDAMTADWAKLPYDVIGQISSRIVDEVDGVNRVVYDVTPKPPATIEWE, from the coding sequence ATGCAGACTTCAAGGCCCCAGCAGTTTGTCGCAGTCTTCGACTTCGGCGCCCAGTACGGCCAGCTCATCGCGCGTCGCGTGCGCGACCTTCACGTCTATTCGGAAATCGTGCCGTGCGACATCTCCGCGGAGGAGATTTCCCGCATGGCACCCTCCGCCATCATCCTTTCGGGCGGTCCGGCCTCCGTGTACGCGGACGACGCCCCCGACATGGACAAGAAGATCTTCTCCCTCGGCATTCCGGTCCTCGGCTTCTGCTACGGGCAGCAGATCATGTCCGTCAAGCTCGGCGGCGAGGTCGGCCACACCGAGAAGGGCGAGTATGGCCCCGCCACCATCACGCGCCAGGGCACAAGCCGGATCCTGGACGGCACGCCGGACACCCAGACCGTGTGGATGAGCCATCGCGACGCCGTGGCGCGCGTGCCGGAGGGCTTCACCGTCACGTCGACCACCGACGTTTGTCCCGTCGCCTCCATGGAGGACGCCAGCCGCAACCTCTATGCGACGCAGTTCCATCCTGAGGTGCGCCACACCGCCTACGGCAAGTCGATCCTGGAGAACTTCCTGTTTGGCGTCTGCGGCCTCGAGCCCAGCTGGACCATGGACAACATCATCGACGAGAAGGTCGAGGCAATCCGCCAGCAGGTGGGTGACAGCAAGGTGATCCTTGCGCTCTCGGGCGGCGTCGACTCCTCCGTCGTGGCCGCGCTCGTGCACCGCGCCATCGGCGACCAGCTCACCTGCGTGTTCGTGAACCACGGCATGCTTCGCAAGGGTGAGCCCGAGATGGTGGAGGAGGTCTTCCGCAAGCAGTTCAACGTGCCCCTCGTCCACGTGCACGCCGAGGAGCGCTACGCCAAGCTGCTGGCCGGCGTGACGGACCCGGAGCAGAAGCGCCGTCGCATCGGCACGCAGTTCTGGAAGGAGTTCTTCTCCGTCGCGCAAAAGCTCGATGGGGTCAAGTACCTGGCCCAGGGCACCATATACCCAGACATCATCGAGTCCGGCGCTCGCAAGACCGGCGGCAAGGCCTCCACGATCAAGAGCCACCACAACCTGATTCCGTTCCCCGAGGGCGTGCACTTCGACCTCATCGAGCCGCTCGATCACTTCTTCAAGGACGAGGTCCGCGAGCTCGGCGTCAGCCTGGGCCTTCCCGCCAAGATGGTCTACCGTCAGCCGTTCCCCGGCCCCGGCCTCGCCATCCGCATCATCGGCGAGGTCACGCCCGAGAAGCTCGCCATCCTCAAGAACGCGGACGCCATCGTGCGAGAAGAGCTGGACGCCTATAACGAGCGCCTGTTCCAGGAGACCGGCGAGCGCAACAGCGAGCACAGCTGCTGGCAGTACTTTGCGGTTCTGCCCGACATCAAGAGCGTCGGCGTCATGGGAGACGAGCGCACGTACCAGCGCCCGGTCATCGTGCGCGCCGTCGAGTCGTCCGACGCCATGACCGCGGACTGGGCGAAGCTGCCCTACGACGTGATCGGTCAGATTTCCAGCCGCATCGTCGACGAGGTCGACGGCGTGAACCGCGTGGTGTACGACGTCACGCCCAAGCCACCAGCTACCATCGAGTGGGAATAG
- a CDS encoding InlB B-repeat-containing protein, which produces MKIQVKETLARRRTVFVLTLAAIVGVCAFTFSGTQNYAWAEGEGPIATWNEVKAPGYGVVKANEKNLSLEIKIDSSNDHLEAHFTNNDGDTIHPSVLELTTEDGSVLTAYFGEDILPTNQAASSIEGSKPTTRFTKAELYETVTVTFNMNSHGTQIINPITVKKGTSVTLPQPTDPNYDFGGWFTDESLTTSFNGTAATNMTVYAKWTEKEKVTVSFESEFGTAPEAKTVNKGEIVELPNLGTDGDYTFVGWIMKGSEGTDPFIGEYTAKENITFTAVWEAPSTPIIEMVDVTFDMNGHGDSVTKQTEKGKPITLIDDPAAEGYTFKGWTYDKEGKQAFDAKKNADQDTTLYAQWKKNADSAPTNSTIPRTGDNQMALLASLCFSAAALIAVGIALTAYRKCKHV; this is translated from the coding sequence ATGAAGATACAGGTTAAAGAGACCTTGGCCAGGCGCCGGACGGTTTTCGTCCTCACGCTCGCAGCCATCGTCGGCGTTTGCGCTTTCACCTTCTCCGGCACCCAGAATTACGCCTGGGCTGAAGGCGAGGGACCCATTGCCACTTGGAATGAAGTCAAAGCGCCGGGATATGGCGTCGTTAAAGCAAATGAAAAGAACCTTTCGCTTGAAATAAAAATAGATAGCTCGAACGATCACCTGGAGGCTCATTTCACGAATAACGACGGAGATACAATTCACCCATCTGTCCTTGAGTTGACAACGGAAGATGGATCAGTATTAACCGCCTATTTTGGTGAAGATATTCTTCCCACCAATCAAGCAGCATCTTCCATTGAAGGCTCGAAACCCACTACCCGATTCACTAAAGCAGAGCTTTACGAAACCGTCACCGTGACCTTCAATATGAACAGCCACGGAACCCAGATCATCAACCCCATTACGGTCAAGAAGGGGACGTCCGTCACCCTGCCCCAGCCCACAGACCCGAATTATGACTTCGGCGGCTGGTTCACCGATGAGAGCCTCACCACCTCGTTCAACGGCACCGCCGCTACGAACATGACCGTCTACGCCAAATGGACCGAAAAGGAAAAGGTCACCGTTTCCTTCGAATCCGAATTCGGGACCGCACCTGAGGCCAAAACCGTGAACAAGGGCGAGATCGTCGAACTCCCCAATCTAGGCACTGACGGCGACTACACATTCGTTGGCTGGATCATGAAGGGCTCCGAAGGCACCGATCCCTTTATCGGCGAATACACCGCTAAAGAAAACATCACCTTCACGGCTGTCTGGGAAGCTCCCTCCACTCCCATCATCGAAATGGTCGATGTCACCTTCGACATGAACGGCCACGGCGACAGTGTGACCAAGCAGACCGAGAAGGGCAAGCCCATCACCCTTATCGATGATCCTGCCGCCGAAGGCTACACCTTCAAGGGCTGGACCTACGACAAGGAAGGCAAGCAGGCCTTCGACGCCAAGAAGAACGCAGACCAGGACACCACCCTGTACGCCCAGTGGAAGAAGAATGCCGACTCCGCTCCCACCAACTCAACAATCCCCCGGACCGGTGACAACCAGATGGCACTCCTGGCATCCCTCTGCTTCAGTGCAGCAGCCCTGATCGCAGTCGGCATCGCGTTAACCGCGTATCGCAAATGCAAGCACGTATAA
- a CDS encoding LPXTG cell wall anchor domain-containing protein has protein sequence MSFMDSKFSKWGEVATAVLSQSLAKRFARVMLAAVLAASFLPVAAFADEGGAESQDTPLLLSTENGSNDEQENGGKGRSSSAISGPNQIKYYMTAQYTNGTSRSNYIWKWSTVDGGAIKISYLDNLYPDRSTVSVTGTELGHVTLEVSGGTEPSETIDIEITKRTVNLSSGSAFKTYDGRPLTGGISVDGDGWAPIDEDRVQYNQASRTDAGESENTFEVVLPSGSEEYFKKHYDLIITRYGVLRVEKRPVTLTSASGSKEYDGEPLTNHEVTVGEAAWGTGWVDGQGATYSFTGSQKIVGSSENTFVCIPNEGTNLDNYQINKTYGTLTVTDRSEKYQITLTPNSKSEAYDGTEKSVSGFETLEFQINGQTFYVSGVEASATGTDAGEYPVTKSGQAVVTDAEGNDVTDQFIVNIDDAKLTIVGVDSDKSASNLPHTGDSAALYLMGICGVVLTAGAGALFTFRKRNNYK, from the coding sequence ATGAGCTTCATGGATTCCAAATTCTCCAAATGGGGAGAGGTCGCAACTGCAGTTCTCTCCCAATCGCTTGCGAAAAGATTTGCGAGGGTGATGCTGGCGGCAGTGCTGGCAGCATCTTTTCTACCCGTTGCAGCTTTCGCTGATGAGGGCGGGGCGGAATCCCAGGACACCCCCCTTCTGCTCAGCACGGAAAACGGGTCTAATGACGAGCAGGAGAATGGGGGTAAAGGGCGTTCGTCCTCTGCAATCAGTGGCCCAAATCAGATTAAGTACTACATGACTGCGCAATATACCAATGGAACATCAAGGTCTAACTATATTTGGAAGTGGTCCACTGTGGACGGTGGAGCTATCAAAATCTCGTATCTTGATAATCTTTATCCAGATCGCAGTACCGTTTCTGTAACGGGAACTGAACTCGGACACGTGACTTTGGAGGTTTCTGGAGGTACTGAGCCCTCAGAAACAATCGATATCGAGATTACAAAGCGTACCGTAAATTTGTCTTCCGGGAGCGCCTTTAAGACCTATGACGGCAGGCCTCTTACCGGAGGAATTAGTGTCGATGGGGACGGTTGGGCTCCTATTGACGAAGACAGAGTTCAATACAATCAGGCCTCTCGGACAGATGCTGGCGAATCGGAAAATACGTTTGAAGTAGTGTTGCCTTCAGGTAGTGAGGAATACTTCAAGAAACACTATGATCTTATTATCACGAGGTATGGTGTCTTGAGGGTCGAAAAGCGTCCGGTCACCCTGACCTCCGCGAGTGGTTCCAAGGAGTACGACGGCGAGCCGCTGACCAATCACGAGGTCACCGTTGGGGAGGCTGCCTGGGGCACTGGTTGGGTCGATGGCCAAGGTGCCACCTATTCTTTCACCGGCTCGCAGAAGATCGTCGGCTCCTCTGAGAATACATTCGTATGCATCCCCAACGAGGGAACCAATCTGGATAACTATCAGATCAACAAGACGTACGGAACCCTGACCGTTACCGACCGTAGCGAGAAGTACCAGATCACCCTCACTCCCAATTCCAAGTCAGAGGCCTACGACGGCACCGAGAAGTCCGTATCCGGTTTCGAGACCCTGGAGTTCCAGATCAATGGTCAGACCTTCTACGTTTCCGGCGTTGAGGCTTCTGCAACGGGCACCGATGCAGGCGAGTACCCTGTAACGAAAAGCGGTCAGGCGGTCGTGACCGATGCCGAGGGCAACGATGTGACCGACCAGTTCATCGTGAACATCGACGATGCCAAGCTGACCATCGTCGGGGTCGACTCCGATAAGTCTGCATCCAATCTCCCTCACACCGGCGATAGCGCCGCCCTGTACCTGATGGGCATCTGCGGTGTTGTACTTACGGCTGGTGCTGGGGCGCTCTTCACGTTCAGAAAGCGCAACAACTATAAATAA
- the istA gene encoding IS21 family transposase, translating to MTVPLDTRQAIRELDAGGASRSQIARELHVSRNTVRKYADMEDMSPAAPVSARPHPAIDADAAWVDSVLEADLGAPRKQRHTAKRIYDRLVEERGYAGSYSTVCRYVGEWRRGHSRSPREGYLELAWEPGTAQVDYGSFRAVVAGVPRTLRLLVVTLPHSNARFCVAMELERSECLCWGLRLVFEWAGRAPRVLVLDNATEAGRMLRGIVTESELFSHFRAHYRCEVRFCNPHSGNEKGSVENAVGFLRRNLLVPVPEAASVDELNEGLRAGCERINAGARNRAGAPTPEALREDLAGMLALPGAPFDAVRWTHARADKRGYVRVDGNLYCVGPAWHDRELVVGVRARSVEVLADRGRRVATLARSFGEGETVRNPASLIPALVARPRAFGESTIRRDMPGALVGELDRCDKAGRRKALRAIGRASEHSGFGAACEAAARIFAGGRVPDDASCDALARRVAAGGPEPGQADLAVYDGFLGEAARDAE from the coding sequence ATGACCGTGCCCCTTGACACAAGACAGGCTATCAGGGAACTGGACGCCGGTGGTGCGTCCAGGTCGCAGATAGCGCGCGAGCTCCATGTGAGCCGCAACACCGTCCGCAAGTACGCGGACATGGAGGACATGTCGCCGGCCGCGCCCGTGAGCGCGAGGCCGCACCCCGCGATCGACGCCGACGCCGCGTGGGTGGACTCCGTCCTGGAGGCCGACCTCGGCGCGCCCAGGAAGCAGCGCCACACGGCGAAGAGGATCTACGACAGGCTGGTGGAGGAGCGCGGCTACGCGGGCTCCTACTCGACCGTGTGCCGATACGTGGGCGAGTGGAGGCGCGGGCACTCGCGCTCCCCGCGCGAGGGCTACCTCGAGCTCGCCTGGGAGCCCGGCACCGCGCAGGTCGACTACGGGTCGTTCCGCGCGGTCGTCGCGGGCGTCCCGCGCACCCTCAGGCTCCTCGTCGTGACGCTGCCCCACTCGAACGCCCGCTTCTGCGTGGCAATGGAGCTCGAGAGGTCCGAGTGCCTCTGCTGGGGCCTGCGCCTCGTCTTCGAGTGGGCCGGGCGGGCCCCGCGCGTCCTCGTGCTCGACAACGCCACGGAGGCCGGGCGCATGCTCCGCGGCATCGTCACCGAGTCCGAGCTGTTCTCGCACTTCAGGGCCCACTACCGCTGCGAGGTCCGCTTCTGCAACCCGCACTCCGGCAACGAGAAGGGCTCCGTCGAGAACGCCGTGGGGTTCCTCCGCCGGAACCTGCTCGTCCCCGTGCCCGAGGCCGCCTCGGTCGACGAGCTCAACGAGGGGCTCAGGGCCGGCTGCGAGCGGATCAACGCCGGCGCGAGGAACAGGGCCGGGGCGCCCACGCCGGAGGCGCTCCGCGAGGACCTCGCCGGGATGCTGGCCCTGCCGGGCGCGCCCTTCGACGCGGTCAGGTGGACGCACGCGCGCGCCGACAAGCGCGGCTACGTGCGCGTGGACGGCAACCTCTACTGCGTCGGGCCCGCCTGGCACGACCGCGAGCTCGTGGTGGGCGTGCGCGCCAGGTCGGTCGAGGTCCTCGCCGACCGGGGCAGGCGCGTCGCCACGCTCGCGCGCAGCTTCGGTGAGGGCGAGACCGTGAGGAACCCGGCGTCGCTGATCCCGGCGCTGGTGGCGAGGCCGAGGGCCTTCGGGGAGTCGACCATCAGGCGCGACATGCCCGGGGCGCTCGTGGGAGAGCTCGACCGCTGCGACAAGGCCGGGAGGAGGAAGGCCCTCAGGGCGATAGGGAGGGCGTCCGAGCACTCCGGCTTCGGCGCCGCCTGCGAGGCGGCCGCGAGGATCTTCGCGGGCGGCAGGGTCCCGGACGACGCGTCCTGCGACGCGCTCGCGAGGCGCGTGGCCGCGGGCGGCCCCGAGCCGGGGCAGGCCGACCTCGCCGTCTACGACGGCTTCCTCGGGGAGGCGGCGCGGGATGCAGAGTAG